Within the Candidatus Caldatribacterium sp. genome, the region TCTCCAGCCAGGGAAAAGAAGGTCGATAGAAGTACTCTTGACCCTTCCCCGCAAATCGAAAAAGACAAAATCTTCCCGCTTCATTCTCTGTCCCCCTCTACTATACTCTGGAGGTATCGAAAGGACTGCTGCACTGCCTCATCTACGAGCAGGCGAGGATGACGGAAAAGACCGTCAAATTCAATTTCTACACTGAGTGGAATTTCCTTCCCACTCTGGCGCAGGAGCTTGAAAATTCTCGGGAAGTCAACGGTTCCCTCCCCCAGAGGAGGAAAATCCCAAACCTTGTACCCTCCCCGCTTGTCCTTGAGATGCATATGGACAATATAGGGAAGGCAACTTACTATGTCCTCCTCGGGACGGGTATTCCCGTAGAAGATGACATTACCGGTATCGTAGTTTATGCCAACTCGAGGTAACCTGAGTTTTTCAAGAAGACCCCGAAGCTTTGCCCCTGTGGAGAAGACATCTCCGTGCACCTCAAGACCCACAAAGACCCCAAAGGCCTCTGCTTCCCTCGAGAGCAGCTCGAGGTTTTTCTCAAGGAGCACTACATCGCTTTCCCGATCGACCGTTCCCGTATTGACCACCTGTG harbors:
- a CDS encoding sugar phosphate isomerase/epimerase; protein product: MSSFWLAVSTNTYHGFSLEEALEGIARAGFRWVELSCVVGWTEHFRCDQAKEADLVALRKKIESFGLSVASLSAHSNLATEEGRAYLSSALFCAQVLGAQVVNTGTVDRESDVVLLEKNLELLSREAEAFGVFVGLEVHGDVFSTGAKLRGLLEKLRLPRVGINYDTGNVIFYGNTRPEEDIVSCLPYIVHMHLKDKRGGYKVWDFPPLGEGTVDFPRIFKLLRQSGKEIPLSVEIEFDGLFRHPRLLVDEAVQQSFRYLQSIVEGDRE